One genomic window of Streptomyces sp. NBC_01276 includes the following:
- a CDS encoding helix-turn-helix domain-containing protein, producing MASLNVGNLGEYLREQRRQAQLSLRQLADAAGVSNPYLSQIERGLRKPSADILQQLAKALRISAETLYVQAGILDERDRDEVETRAVILSDPSINERQKQVLLQIYDAFRRENALEEDGTGTDGSAAAAGSAPASAPAPGTESGPGADSDTTAVPPTN from the coding sequence ATGGCATCGCTCAACGTCGGAAACCTCGGCGAATACCTCCGCGAGCAGCGGCGGCAGGCCCAGCTCTCGCTGCGGCAGCTCGCCGACGCCGCCGGGGTGTCGAATCCGTACCTGAGCCAGATCGAGCGCGGGCTGCGCAAGCCGAGCGCGGACATCCTCCAGCAGCTGGCCAAGGCGCTGAGGATCTCCGCGGAGACGCTGTACGTGCAGGCCGGGATCCTCGACGAGCGGGACCGGGACGAGGTGGAGACGCGCGCCGTCATCCTCTCCGACCCGTCGATCAACGAGCGGCAGAAGCAGGTGCTGCTCCAGATCTACGACGCGTTCCGCAGGGAGAACGCCCTGGAGGAGGACGGGACCGGGACGGACGGCTCCGCCGCCGCCGCGGGTTCCGCTCCGGCTTCCGCTCCCGCTCCGGGCACGGAATCCGGACCCGGCGCCGACTCCGACACCACCGCGGTGCCCCCTACGAACTGA
- a CDS encoding winged helix-turn-helix transcriptional regulator, protein MTRSRASDPNVCGVTAAIAVIDGKWKTALLWLLESGPRRPGELRRLLPGLTEKVLTQALREMETDGLVHREVHDVLPLKTEYSLTGFGRELSEALGPVSDWGHRRLERLTEAPEDRSAS, encoded by the coding sequence ATGACGCGCAGCCGGGCCTCGGACCCGAACGTCTGCGGGGTGACGGCGGCGATCGCCGTGATCGACGGCAAGTGGAAGACCGCGCTGCTGTGGCTGCTGGAATCCGGTCCGCGGCGGCCCGGCGAGCTGCGCCGGCTGCTGCCGGGGCTGACCGAGAAGGTGCTGACCCAGGCGCTGCGCGAGATGGAGACCGACGGCCTGGTGCACCGGGAGGTGCACGACGTGCTGCCGCTGAAGACCGAGTACTCCCTGACGGGGTTCGGCCGCGAACTCTCCGAGGCGCTGGGCCCGGTCTCCGACTGGGGCCACCGCCGCCTGGAGCGGCTCACCGAGGCCCCCGAGGACCGCTCGGCCTCGTAG